The nucleotide sequence GCGGCGGGCTTCACCGGCGCCGGCGCCTGCGGCGACACCGTCCGCAATATCACCGTCGACCCCGCCTCGGGCGCTCTGGACGGCAGTGTCGACCTCGAGCCGCTGGCCTGGCAGATCCGCCGCCTGCTCGAAGACGCACCCGGCGTCGGCGAACTGCCTCGCAAGTTCAAGATCAGCCTCTCATCGTCGGACTTGGCCGACGCGCAGCCGTTCATTAACGACCTGGGTTTCATCGCCGTCCGCAATGGCGCCGGCGAGCGGGGCTTCCGCGTGATCGCCGCCGGCTCGCTCGGGGCGCTGCCAGCCACCGGCATCGAGTTCCGCCCGTTCCTGCCCGCCGCCGACGTGCTGCCCCTGACCGCCGCGGCGCTGGAATTGTTCGCGGCCGAGGGCGACCGCACCAATCGCCGCAAGGCCCGCCTGCGCCACGTGCGCCAGCGTCTGGGCGACGAGGCGTTCAAGGCCGCCCTGACCGAGCGGTTCGAAAAACTCGCCGCCAGCCGCGAGTTCGAGTGGCCGCCGATGCCCGTTGCGGCGACCGGTCTTCGCGCTGAGCGTTCGCTATGTTTTGCCGGCGGGGATGTCTCGCCCGCACAAGCCCGCGCGCTGGGCGAACTTGCCGACGGCGGGCAGTGCCTCGTGCGGCTGGGCAACCAGCATCGCGTGGTGGTTTTCGCCGCCGACCGCAGCAGCCTGCTGCAGGCGCTGGGGCGACAGGAGGTCCTCGCCGCCGCGATGAACGAGCCCGCCGCCATCATCGCCTGCCCCGGCACACGATGGTGCTCTCACGGGTTGACAGACACTGTCGCGGCCGCCGCGGCCATTCGCGACGCCCTGGGCGCGAGGCTGGAGCAGGGGACGACCGTCGGCATTTCCGGATGCCCCAACGGGTGCAGCCACTCCGCCGTGGCGGAGATCGGCCTGGTGGGCGGCCGCTGCGACGGCGCCGACGCCTACACGCTGACCGTCGGCGGCGGCATGGGGCGCAGCGACCAGCTCGGCCGCGAACTGGGTCGCAAGCTCACCGTCGCGCAGGTGGTGGAGGAAATCGCCCGCCACCTCGACTCCTCAAGG is from Planctomycetaceae bacterium and encodes:
- a CDS encoding nitrite/sulfite reductase, producing MENDFAKDVFPCSSMDAAPARLRLAGLYPQRQEGLWMQRIKILGGRLSGAQWRALADLAERFTPDAPLHLTTRQDIEFHNVPAADVPDLQAALVAAGFTGAGACGDTVRNITVDPASGALDGSVDLEPLAWQIRRLLEDAPGVGELPRKFKISLSSSDLADAQPFINDLGFIAVRNGAGERGFRVIAAGSLGALPATGIEFRPFLPAADVLPLTAAALELFAAEGDRTNRRKARLRHVRQRLGDEAFKAALTERFEKLAASREFEWPPMPVAATGLRAERSLCFAGGDVSPAQARALGELADGGQCLVRLGNQHRVVVFAADRSSLLQALGRQEVLAAAMNEPAAIIACPGTRWCSHGLTDTVAAAAAIRDALGARLEQGTTVGISGCPNGCSHSAVAEIGLVGGRCDGADAYTLTVGGGMGRSDQLGRELGRKLTVAQVVEEIARHLDSSRPPG